The Flavobacteriales bacterium DNA window AGAATTGATGGAAAAACAACAAAACATTCAAGCAAAAGATGGCGAGTTTCAACAAGAAGTAGCTTTAAAAGAGCAAAAATTAGTGGAACCAATTATGAAAAAAGTAAGAGATGCTGTTGCTAAAGTAGCTAAAGATGGAGGGTATTCTTATGTATTTGATGAATCTACTTTAATGTATTTTGCTGAAGCAGAATCTTTAGATGCTAAAGTGAAAAAAGAATTAGGAATTGTAGAAGTAGCAGGAGAATAACTAACTCAATTATATTTTAATCTAAGACTCCCATTATCATTGATAATGGGAGTTTTTTGTTGTTAATCGTCAGCATTAACAAAGTTTTTTAAGTACTTTTATAGCAGAATGCAGTTGATAGAAAACATAAAAGATTACTTTGGGAAAGCTAAATTGAATAGTCTTGTCCATCAAAAAGAGAATCGAAGAGTAGCTTTTTGTAACCTCAATAATGCTAAAAGTGTTGGGATATTATTTTACGTGGAAAATGAGTCAGACTTTAAACGATTAATGAATTTTATCAAAGTATTAAAAGGAGATTATGGTGTAAGAAATGTCAATGCATTGGCGTTTTATGCTGAAGACGAAGAACCTTTTTTCTTGCAATCTAAACTATCGTTTGATTTCTTTTTACCAGCAGACCTAAATTGGAAAAGAGAACCTCAAAAACCTGTGTGTGGAACATTTGTTCAGGAGGAGTTCGACTTATTACTAGACTTGACAGATAGCTTTAGTATTCCATTACGAAACTTATTGTTAAGATCAAAAGCTAAGTTTAAAGTAGGGAGGTATACAGAAGAAAACCAGACTTATTATGATTTAATGATTAATGCTGAGAACGCTAATTTTAGTGAGTTTACACAAGAAGCCTTACGGTATTTAACAATGATCAATGAAACATAAATCCCGTTACGAACAATTATTTCAATCTATTCATAAATCTTCAACAATTATATTGGTGGGGTTTATGGGAAGTGGAAAAACCACCTTTGGAAAGGAATTAGCCGAAAAACTCAATTATCGATTTATTGATACTGATCAAGAAATTGAACAATTAGTAGGCATGTCGATAAATACCTTGTTTAAAACAAAAGGAGAAGCCTATTTTAGGCAATTGGAACGTCAGTATTTAAGAGAAGTTAAATTGAACAATACCGTATTGTCAACAGGAGGAGGAATGCCTTGTTATTATGATAATATGGAGTATCTAAATAAAATAGGGGTAACTGTTTATCTAGAATATTCATCAGAAGAGCTTTTTAATCGTTTAAAAGAAGATCAAAGTAATCGACCGCTTCTTCAAAATCAATCAGAAGAAGAAATGTTTAAAACTATTGAAACGCTCTTAGCAAAAAGGAAACCATATTACTTAAAAGCTCAAACCATATTTTAATGGGGAAAAGCTATGCAATTCAACAATATTTTGCACTTTTGCAAGCAAATTATTGAATAGTATTATGAGTTTTATAAAAGAGTTACAATGGAGAGGCATGATTCACGATATGATGCCAGGTACAGAAGAAACATTTAAAAAAGGAGTAACTTCAGCATATATAGGTTTTGACCCAACAAGTGATTCATTACACATAGGAAGTTTGGTTCAAATTATGATTTTAGTGCATTTACAAAAATCAGGAAATAAACCCATAGCATTAATTGGAGGGGCAACAGGAATGGTTGGAGATCCATCTGGTAAATCAGCTGAACGTAACTTATTGGATGAGGAAACTTTAACAAAAAATGTAGAGGGAATTAAACAGCAATTGTCCAAGTTTTTAGATTTTGATTGTGGAGAGAATTCTGCGGAGTTGGTCAATAACTACGATTGGTTTAAGGAGTTTGATTTCTTATCATTTATTAGAGATGTAGGGAAGCATATTACTGTGAATTACATGATGGCCAAAGACTCTGTTAAAACGCGTTTAGAAACAGGGTTATCATTTACTGAGTTTTCATACCAGTTGATCCAAGGATATGATTTTTTGTGGTTATACCAAAATAAAAATTGTAAAGTTCAATTAGGAGGATCAGACCAATGGGGAAATATTGTTACAGGAACAGAGTTAATTAGAAGAAAAGCACAAGGAGAAGCTTTTGCTGTTACGACTCCTTTGATTAAAAAAGCAGATGGGACAAAATTTGGTAAAACTGCTGGTGGAAATGTTTGGCTAGATCGTACCAAAACATCTCCTTACAAGTTTTACCAGTACTGGTTTAATGCAACAGATGTTGATGCTGCTAAATACATTAGAATCTTTACGTTAAAAACCCAAGAAGAAATTGAAGCAATTGAAGCCAAGCATGCTGAAAATCCTGGAGCAAGATTACTTCAGAAAGAATTAGCAAAAGAAGTGACCATACGTGTGCATTCTGAAAAAGATTATACAGCAGCTGTAGAAGCTTCTCAAATACTATTTACCAAAGGAGAGGCAGCATTAGAAAGCCTAAAAAAGATTGATCAAAATACATTTATAGACCTTTTTGAAGGGGTTCCCCAAGCAGAAATTGAAAAAAGTAAACTCGAAAATGGTATTTCCATTATTGATGCTTTTGTAAGCGAAACAAATTTTTTAAAATCCAATGGAGAAGCGAGAAGAGCATTAAAAGAAAATTCTATTTCTGTAAATAAGGTTAAAGTAGATGAATCTAAAATATTAAACCATGATGATGTTTTGAATCAAAATTATATTCTACTTCAAAGAGGGAAAAAGAATTATTTCATCGTTAAATTGGTCTAAAATATGGCCGAATAAACAAAAAAGCAGACATAATTTTTGGATTCTCATAAATAGTTATATTTTTGTTAAATCAATCGTTATTAACCAATTAAAAAAAAAATGTTATAGATTTGTTAATCTACTGACACACGAAAACTACCAAAATAACAATTAGAATGGGAGACGGAAAAGACAACTATAGAGATGAAATATTTTCTCTGCCTGTGAGAGCTGGAAAAAGGACTTACTTTTTTGATGTTAAAGCTACAAGAGCAAATGATTTATATTTAACAGTAACTGAAAGTAAGAAGAAGTTCAATGCTGACGGTGGGTTCTACTTTGAAAAACATAAAGTGTTTTTATATAAAGAAGATTTTGAAAAGTTTGCAGAAGGCCTAAATACTGCTGTAGCCAAAATTAATGAGCTTAAAGAAAGTGGCGAGTATGAGGTGAAAGAAGGTGAGGGATATGAAAGAAGAAACTACAATAACCAGGATGATTATTCTTCTGATGTAGATTTTGATAACTTAGGATAAGACATAATTTAATTTTAATAAAGAAAGCTCAACAGTTAAGTTGGGCTTTTTTTGCTATAAAATAAAGACCTTTTAAAAGGATAGAAGTGACTAAAAAAGGCGGAATTAATTACTTTTTTATTTTTTAGCATTATATTTGTTTAGATTCCTGTTGGTTGCATTAGACATAAATAATGTGGCTATCTTATCGACAATAAAAAATAGATAAAATGAAAACAATATTTATATTTTTCTTCACAATACTGACAAGTGCGTTTTTAGCACAAAATAAAAAAGCTGCAAAATATTATTTTTACGAAATACAAGATTTTGAATCAGCAGTAGATGCTTATTCTGATTTGTTAGAAGAAGATCCACATAATACAGAATATAACTACAACATTGCAATTAGCTATTTGAATTCTAATATAGATAAATCTCAAGCAATTCCCTATTTAGAAAAATTAAGTAAGCTGGATGATATAGAGTTAAATGTGGAGTATTATTTGGGGAGAGCTTATGCATTAGGATATCAATTTGATAAGGCCATCAAAACCTATAAAAAATTCATAGAAACAGCAAGAGAAAATAGTCGATTAAAAATTGATGCAGAAAGACAAATAGAGTATTGTCAAAATGCCAAAGAGTTAATGAAGTTCCCTTTAAATGTAAAGTTTGAAAACTTAGGTGATAAAGTTAATTCTCCAGATGATGATTATTATCCTTTTATTCCAATCAATGAATCGTTTATTATCTTCAATTCCAATCGAAGCATTGTTGGCGAAGAAATAGAGTTACCTCAGCCAGATATCTTAATCTCTTATGTAAAAGAAGGAAAGTTTACCGAAGCTAAACAATTACCAAGTAATATAAATACGAAATCCGGAAGAGAAGAAATTGTAGGGTTAAATGCAAATGGAACTGAAGCAATGTTGTTTTTTGAATCACTGAATGGTGATGGTGATTTATATGAATGCAAAATAGAAGGAAAGAAATTTGGAGAGCCAATAAAATTGGATAGAAATGTAAATTCTAAGTCAATAGAAATTGCAGCTTGTATTTCCAATGATAACAGTCGTTTATATTTTGCAAGCGACCGACCAGGAGGCTATGGAG harbors:
- a CDS encoding shikimate kinase, producing the protein MKHKSRYEQLFQSIHKSSTIILVGFMGSGKTTFGKELAEKLNYRFIDTDQEIEQLVGMSINTLFKTKGEAYFRQLERQYLREVKLNNTVLSTGGGMPCYYDNMEYLNKIGVTVYLEYSSEELFNRLKEDQSNRPLLQNQSEEEMFKTIETLLAKRKPYYLKAQTIF
- the tyrS gene encoding tyrosine--tRNA ligase, with product MSFIKELQWRGMIHDMMPGTEETFKKGVTSAYIGFDPTSDSLHIGSLVQIMILVHLQKSGNKPIALIGGATGMVGDPSGKSAERNLLDEETLTKNVEGIKQQLSKFLDFDCGENSAELVNNYDWFKEFDFLSFIRDVGKHITVNYMMAKDSVKTRLETGLSFTEFSYQLIQGYDFLWLYQNKNCKVQLGGSDQWGNIVTGTELIRRKAQGEAFAVTTPLIKKADGTKFGKTAGGNVWLDRTKTSPYKFYQYWFNATDVDAAKYIRIFTLKTQEEIEAIEAKHAENPGARLLQKELAKEVTIRVHSEKDYTAAVEASQILFTKGEAALESLKKIDQNTFIDLFEGVPQAEIEKSKLENGISIIDAFVSETNFLKSNGEARRALKENSISVNKVKVDESKILNHDDVLNQNYILLQRGKKNYFIVKLV
- a CDS encoding PUR family DNA/RNA-binding protein, whose amino-acid sequence is MGDGKDNYRDEIFSLPVRAGKRTYFFDVKATRANDLYLTVTESKKKFNADGGFYFEKHKVFLYKEDFEKFAEGLNTAVAKINELKESGEYEVKEGEGYERRNYNNQDDYSSDVDFDNLG
- a CDS encoding tetratricopeptide repeat protein, with amino-acid sequence MKTIFIFFFTILTSAFLAQNKKAAKYYFYEIQDFESAVDAYSDLLEEDPHNTEYNYNIAISYLNSNIDKSQAIPYLEKLSKLDDIELNVEYYLGRAYALGYQFDKAIKTYKKFIETARENSRLKIDAERQIEYCQNAKELMKFPLNVKFENLGDKVNSPDDDYYPFIPINESFIIFNSNRSIVGEEIELPQPDILISYVKEGKFTEAKQLPSNINTKSGREEIVGLNANGTEAMLFFESLNGDGDLYECKIEGKKFGEPIKLDRNVNSKSIEIAACISNDNSRLYFASDRPGGYGGIDLYLCQRLPNGKWSEAQNLGPSVNTKYDEDFPNISPDGKVLYFSSKGHTSMGGYDIYKSEWDGFKKKFIGAKNLGYPINTPGDDMNFRVSENGKYGYVSALRKGGQGGLDIYRVTFNDIEPNYTALSGKVIAKDGKSKFNDLFIQIADAETGDVYGDYVPDERTQRYVMILPPGDYIMYVEAEGYEMMEEEIKILDKVSFKNYLHNDIELIPTK